A single Primulina eburnea isolate SZY01 chromosome 11, ASM2296580v1, whole genome shotgun sequence DNA region contains:
- the LOC140806362 gene encoding lysine histidine transporter 2-like, producing the protein MDSIVPVNEDKSYYEDENDRDAKQKAIDDWLPIPSARTAKWWYSAFHNITAIVGAGVLGLPYAMSELGWGPGVTVLVLSWIVTLYSLWQMVEMHETDRGKRFDRYHELGQHAFGEKLGLWIVIPMQLVVQVGVDIVYMVTGGQSLKKFHELLCHEPCKDIKLSYFIMIFASAHFALSQLPSFNSISGISLAAAVMSVSYSTTAWGASVHKGVQPNVQYGYRSHTTVGRVLNFFSALGTVAFAYSGHNVVMEIQASMPSTQDKPSKVPMLRGVIVAYIVVAICYIPVGMIGYWAFGNRIEENILITLEKPKWLIAMANMFVVVHLIGSYQVYALPVYDFIETGLVKKLKFKKSWYLRFISRNAYVAFTMFMAITFPFFNGLLGFFGGFALAPTTYYLPCIIWIVVKKPRRFSLSWFTNWFCISFGVILTIVAPVGGLRQIIIMAKTYKFYQ; encoded by the exons ATGGATTCCATTGTTCCCGTTAACGAAGACAAATCCTATTATGAAGAT GAGAATGATCGAGATGCAAAGCAGAAGGCAATCGACGATTGGCTTCCAATCCCTTCTGCAAGAACTGCAAAATGGTGGTACTCAGCTTTCCACAATATCACAGCTATAGTTGGAGCTGGAGTTCTTGGCCTCCCTTACGCCATGTCTGAACTAGGATG GGGTCCTGGAGTAACTGTACTGGTCTTATCTTGGATTGTCACTCTGTATTCCTTATGGCAAATGGTTGAAATGCATGAAACGGATCGCGGGAAACGTTTCGACAGGTATCACGAGCTTGGACAGCATGCTTTTGGAGAAAAGCTTGGCCTTTGGATCGTCATTCCCATGCAGTTAGTTGTCCAAGTTGGAGTAGACATTGTATATATGGTTACAGGGGGTCAATCCCTCAAGAAATTCCATGAGTTACTCTGCCACGAACCTTGCAAGGATATCAAGCTTTCCTATTTTATCATGATCTTCGCCTCTGCTCACTTCGCACTCTCCCAACTCCCCAGTTTTAACTCAATCTCTGGCATATCTTTGGCAGCAGCTGTCATGTCCGTTAG TTACTCTACAACAGCATGGGGAGCCTCGGTTCACAAGGGCGTGCAACCTAATGTGCAATATGGATACAGATCTCATACAACCGTCGGTAGAGTTTTGAACTTTTTTAGTGCTTTAGGAACCGTGGCTTTTGCATATAGCGGTCACAATGTAGTGATGGAGATTCAAGCTTCTATGCCTTCTACCCAAGATAAGCCTTCGAAGGTACCTATGTTGAGGGGAGTAATCGTTGCCTACATAGTTGTTGCCATTTGCTACATCCCAGTTGGAATGATTGGATACTGGGCATTTGGCAATAGAATTGAAGAAAATATTCTCATTACACTAGAGAAACCGAAATGGCTTATTGccatggctaacatgtttgttgTAGTTCATCTTATCGGGTCATACCAG GTCTATGCTCTTCCAGTATATGACTTTATTGAGACTGGACTAGTAAAGAAACTGAAGTTCAAGAAGAGTTGGTATCTACGTTTTATTTCAAGGAATGCTTATGTGG CTTTTACTATGTTTATGGCGATAACCTTCCCTTTCTTTAATGGCCTTCTTGGATTTTTCGGAGGATTCGCTCTCGCGCCAACTACATACTAT CTTCCTTGCATCATATGGATTGTAGTAAAAAAACCGAGGAGATTTAGCCTTTCTTGGTTCACGAATTGG TTTTGCATAAGTTTTGGAGTTATTTTGACCATTGTGGCACCCGTGGGAGGGCTCAGGCAAATCATAATAATGGCCAAAACTTACAAGTTCTACCAGTAA
- the LOC140806360 gene encoding lysine histidine transporter 1-like: protein MGTQVSDDQRNAYSKPPVDNRTEQEKAIDAWLPITSSRNAKWWYSAFHNVTAMVGAGVLSLPYAMSQLGWGPGVAVMVISWIITLYTLWQMVEMHEMVPGKRFDRYHELGQHAFGEKLGLWIVVPQQLVVEVGVDIVYMVTGGKSLKKFHDLICLDKKCKDIKLTYFIMIFASVHFVLSHLPNFNSISGVSLAAAVMSLSYSTIAWGASVDKGVKPDVQYGYRSSTTAGKVFGFFGALGDVAFAYAGHNVVLEIQATIPSTPEKPSKIPMWRGVIVAYIVVALCYFPVAFIGFWMFGNSVEDNILITLNKPVWLIAMANMFVVVHVIGSYQIYAMPVFDMIETVLVKKLRLKPTWYLRFISRNTYVAFTMFVGMTFPFFGGLLGFFGGFAFAPTTYFLPCIMWLAIYKPRKFSLSWFSNWICIILGVILMVIAPIGGLRQIIVQAKTYSFYS from the exons ATGGGAACTCAAGTTTCTGATGATCAGAGAAATGCCTACTCCAAACCACCT GTGGACAACCGGACAGAGCAAGAGAAGGCAATCGACGCCTGGCTGCCAATCACTTCTTCAAGAAATGCAAAATGGTGGTATTCTGCTTTCCACAATGTTACAGCTATGGTTGGAGCTGGAGTCCTCAGTCTCCCTTATGCCATGTCACAGCTAGGATG GGGTCCTGGAGTCGCAGTTATGGTCATATCTTGGATCATCACTCTGTACACACTGTGGCAAATGGTCGAAATGCATGAAATGGTGCCTGGAAAACGTTTTGACAGATACCACGAGCTTGGGCAGCATGCTTTCGGCGAAAAGCTTGGCCTGTGGATTGTGGTGCCTCAGCAGTTAGTTGTTGAAGTTGGAGTGGATATAGTTTACATGGTTACCGGAGGCAAATCTCTCAAAAAATTCCATGATTTAATATGCCTAGATAAAAAATGCAAAGACATTAAACTTACGTATTTTATAATGATCTTTGCTTCTGTCCACTTCGTACTCTCCCATCTTCCCAACTTCAACTCCATATCTGGTGTGTCCCTTGCAGCAGCAGTCATGTCCTTGAG TTACTCTACAATAGCATGGGGAGCCTCAGTGGACAAGGGAGTAAAACCTGATGTGCAATATGGATATAGATCTTCAACTACAGCTGGTAAAGTTTTTGGCTTCTTTGGTGCACTGGGGGACGTGGCTTTCGCCTATGCTGGTCATAACGTGGTGTTGGAAATTCAAGCCACTATTCCTTCAACACCAGAAAAGCCCTCGAAGATACCGATGTGGAGGGGAGTTATTGTTGCCTACATTGTGGTTGCCCTTTGTTACTTCCCGGTCGCTTTTATAGGATTTTGGATGTTCGGGAACTCAGTAGAAGACAATATTCTGATCACCTTAAACAAACCTGTTTGGCTTATTGccatggctaacatgtttgttgTGGTTCATGTTATTGGAAGCTATCAG ATCTATGCCATGCCAGTTTTTGACATGATAGAAACCGTGCTTGTAAAGAAACTAAGGTTGAAGCCTACTTGGTATCTGCGGTTTATTTCAAGAAACACTTATGTCG CATTTACTATGTTTGTTGGCATGACCTTCCCTTTCTTCGGCGGGCTTCTCGGATTTTTCGGAGGATTTGCTTTCGCGCCAACCACATACTTT CTTCCTTGCATCATGTGGCTTGCCATCTATAAACCAAGAAAATTCAGCTTATCTTGGTTCAGTAATTGG ATTTGCATCATTCTTGGGGTTATTTTGATGGTTATAGCACCTATTGGAGGGCTAAGGCAGATTATAGTGCAGGCAAAGACTTATAGTTTCTACTCATAA
- the LOC140806359 gene encoding uncharacterized protein, translated as MPPPSFFPLRWESTGDHWWYASPIDWAAANGHYDVVRELLLLDGNHFIKLTSLRRIRRLETVWDDEEQFHDVAKCRSQVARKLLSECEIKKGKNSLIGAGYGGWLLYTAASAGDLVFVQELLQRDPLLVFGEGEYGVTDILYAAARSKDSEVFKVVYDFAAFPRFSGVAEEQAGEIPSAYKLEIMNRALHAAARGGNLKLMQEILCNSSDDPLAYRDIHGATILHAAAARGQVEVVKNLTSSYLDITNSTDNHGNTALHLAAHTGHLAVVEALILSSPSLIEARNNAGETFLHSVVTGFQTPGFRRLDRQMELMKHLLSGNIFKIEQIINAVSNDGSTALHLSITGNIDSDLVELLMNVSCIDVNIRDNNGMTPLDILRQRPCSASTELINRHLVSVGGIFSSQDYSARKAIASHIKRQSIGNSPGTSFTISDTEMFLYTGMDSASDGGSRSVERNTYLSEVSLQNSKAVNHGSAEKVKCFLYWSKLKRKKTSDRLKKLVDATYASASEGVPTPLRQRFSKPSSLPNNKRALSVRSSVPSPTARKKLASGMVNGEMQAVSLRPHSSLFSKLSSASQSSVDEAKEGQIDNAISKLTVGTKNSIHKHGSVNKRLTNQYLCFGAPRRSFEPRVAVPHTPYDVYERTVSTTS; from the exons ATGCCTCCTCCCTCGTTCTTCCCTCTACGGTGGGAAAGCACCGGAGATCACTGGTGGTACGCTTCTCCGATTGATTGGGCGGCTGCCAATGGACACTACGACGTGGTCCGGGAACTTCTCCTCCTGGACGGCAACCACTTTATCAAACTCACCTCCCTTCGCAGGATCCGCCGCCTTGAGACAGTATGGGACGATGAAGAGCAGTTCCACGATGTCGCAAAGTGCCGGTCCCAGGTTGCGAGAAAGCTTCTTTCCGAGTGTGAaatcaagaaagggaaaaactCTCTGATAGGAGCTGGTTATGGAGGATGGCTTTTGTACACCGCTGCCTCCGCGGGAGACTTGGTGTTTGTTCAAGAATTGCTTCAAAGGGACCCCCTTTTGGTGTTCGGAGAGGGCGAATATGGCGTGACTGATATCTTATACGCTGCTGCAAGAAGCAAGGATTCTGAGGTTTTTAAGGTTGTTTATGATTTTGCTGCGTTCCCGAGGTTCTCCGGGGTGGCGGAGGAACAAGCTGGGGAGATCCCTTCTGCTTATAAGTTGGAAATCATGAATAGAGCTCTTCACGCTGCAGCAAGAGGAGGGAATTTGAAGCTGATGCAGGAGATTCTTTGCAATTCCTCGGATGACCCATTGGCCTATCGAGATATTCATGGAGCAACCATCTTACATGCTGCAGCAGCCAGAGGTCAAGTTGAG GTAGTTAAGAATCTTACATCATCGTACCTGGATATCACCAACTCCACAGACAACCACGGCAATACAGCGTTGCACCTGGCGGCGCACACAGGTCATTTAGCTGTGGTTGAAGCTTTAATTCTTTCATCGCCATCACTAATCGAAGCCAGAAACAATGCCGGTGAAACATTTCTTCACTCGGTTGTCACGGGTTTTCAAACTCCTGGATTTCGGAGATTAGATCGCCAGATGGAACTCATGAAACACTTGTTAAGTGGGAATATTTTCAAGATTGAACAGATAATTAACGCCGTTAGTAATGATGGTAGTACTGCTCTTCATCTGTCCATTACAGGGAACATTGATTCTGATCTTGTGGAGTTGTTAATGAATGTGAGCTGCATTGACGTAAATATTCGTGATAATAATGGCATGACTCCCCTTGATATTCTGCGGCAACGGCCTTGTTCTGCGTCGACTGAACTAATAAACAGGCATTTGGTATCAGTTGGTGGGATTTTTAGTTCTCAAGATTACTCTGCAAGAAAAGCGATTGCATCCCACATAAAGAGGCAAAGTATTGGCAACAGTCCAGGCACTTCCTTCACCATTAGTGACACTGAAATGTTCTTGTACACAGGCATGGACAGTGCATCAGATGGTGGTAGCCGCAGTGTGGAACGAAACACGTATTTGTCTGAAGTAAGTCTACAAAACTCGAAGGCTGTAAATCATGGCTCAGCTGAAAAGGTGAAGTGTTTCCTCTATTGGTCCAAgttgaaaagaaagaaaacatcAGACCGGCTCAAGAAATTGGTGGATGCAACCTATGCAAGTGCTTCAGAAGGGGTCCCAACCCCGTTGAGGCAAAGATTTTCGAAGCCATCATCACTTCCTAACAACAAACGAGCACTTTCTGTGAGGAGCAGCGTACCGAGCCCAACAGCAAGGAAGAAACTAGCTTCAGGGATGGTGAATGGTGAAATGCAGGCTGTTTCTCTTAGACCGCATTCAAGTTTGTTCTCTAAATTGTCATCAGCTTCACAAAGTTCTGTCGATGAAGCAAAAGAAGGCCAGATTGATAATGCTATTTCGAAACTGACCGTGGGGACGAAAAACTCGATCCACAAACATGGTTCCGTCAACAAGAGGTTGACGAATCAGTACTTGTGCTTTGGTGCTCCAAGACGTTCCTTCGAGCCTCGCGTGGCTGTTCCACATACGCCATACGATGTTTATGAAAGAACTGTCTCCACAACATCTTGA